In Fibrobacter sp. UWH4, a single genomic region encodes these proteins:
- the fabD gene encoding ACP S-malonyltransferase gives MSKTILLFPGQGAQYVGMGQTLASTFEPAKKLMMQADEILGFSLSKLMAEGPEDVLKSTDNTQPALFTVSAMVMELLKSEGFAFDYVAGHSLGEYSAIYAAGGFSFEDGLRLVRTRGELMASAGSKNPGAMAAIMGQDEAKILELCEAVKDAGTVVPANINCPGQIVVSGAVAGVNKLVENCAAAGIKAIPLAVSGAFHSPLMQFAQAGLAEAIAKTKFNDVEKPVIANVIAEPVTKGSEIADLLVRQLVSPVRWNDCMNKAMSLGVTQGVEVGSGKVLTGLMRKISRDVKVTPVETIEAFQALK, from the coding sequence ATGTCTAAGACGATTTTGCTTTTCCCGGGCCAGGGTGCCCAGTACGTGGGCATGGGCCAGACGCTCGCTTCTACTTTTGAACCTGCCAAGAAGCTCATGATGCAGGCTGACGAAATCCTCGGTTTTTCGCTCTCCAAGCTCATGGCTGAAGGTCCGGAAGACGTTCTGAAGAGCACCGACAACACCCAACCGGCTCTGTTTACCGTGTCTGCCATGGTGATGGAACTCCTCAAGTCCGAAGGTTTTGCCTTTGACTACGTGGCGGGCCACTCCCTCGGTGAATACTCCGCCATTTACGCTGCCGGCGGTTTCAGCTTCGAAGACGGCCTCCGCCTGGTGCGTACCCGTGGCGAACTCATGGCATCTGCCGGTTCCAAGAATCCGGGTGCCATGGCCGCTATCATGGGCCAGGACGAAGCCAAGATTCTTGAACTTTGCGAAGCCGTGAAGGATGCCGGTACCGTGGTTCCGGCCAACATCAACTGCCCGGGCCAGATCGTGGTGTCCGGTGCGGTCGCCGGCGTGAACAAGCTGGTCGAAAACTGCGCTGCCGCAGGCATCAAGGCCATTCCGCTCGCCGTGTCTGGTGCCTTCCACAGCCCGCTGATGCAGTTCGCACAGGCAGGTCTCGCCGAAGCCATCGCCAAGACCAAATTCAACGATGTCGAAAAGCCGGTCATTGCCAACGTGATTGCCGAACCGGTCACGAAGGGTTCCGAAATTGCCGACCTCCTGGTGCGCCAACTGGTGTCTCCGGTCCGCTGGAACGATTGCATGAACAAGGCCATGTCTCTGGGCGTGACGCAGGGTGTCGAAGTGGGTTCCGGCAAGGTGCTCACGGGCCTCATGCGCAAGATCAGCCGCGACGTGAAGGTCACTCCGGTCGAAACAATCGAGGCTTTCCAGGCATTGAAATAG
- the fabG gene encoding 3-oxoacyl-[acyl-carrier-protein] reductase translates to MGKLTGKKAIVTGASRGIGLAIATKLASEGADVAILSTSVKEELAAKLSAELGVQVKSYACNVADSETVQNVFKQIIADMGTVDILVNNAGITRDGLLMRMKDEDFDAVIATNLRSVFLCTRAVARTMMGKRTGRIINISSINALHGQAGQANYAAAKAGIIGMTRSNAMEFASRGITVNAIAPGFIGTDMTAAMDEATKEKYAAQIPLGRIGKPEDIANAAAFLASDDACYITGQILGVDGGLNA, encoded by the coding sequence ATGGGTAAACTTACTGGTAAAAAGGCAATTGTGACTGGTGCTTCCCGCGGTATCGGTCTCGCCATTGCAACCAAGCTCGCCAGCGAAGGTGCTGACGTCGCCATCCTTTCCACCTCGGTCAAGGAAGAATTGGCCGCCAAACTTTCCGCCGAACTTGGGGTGCAGGTCAAGAGCTATGCTTGCAACGTGGCCGACTCCGAAACGGTGCAGAACGTGTTCAAGCAGATCATTGCTGACATGGGCACGGTCGACATTCTGGTGAACAACGCCGGTATTACCCGCGATGGCCTGTTGATGCGCATGAAGGACGAAGACTTCGACGCCGTGATCGCCACGAACCTGCGTTCCGTGTTCCTTTGCACCCGCGCTGTCGCCCGCACCATGATGGGCAAGCGTACCGGCCGCATTATCAACATTTCGAGCATCAACGCCCTGCACGGCCAGGCCGGTCAGGCCAACTACGCCGCCGCCAAGGCCGGCATTATCGGTATGACCCGCTCCAACGCCATGGAATTTGCCTCTCGCGGCATTACCGTGAACGCCATTGCCCCCGGTTTTATCGGTACCGACATGACCGCTGCTATGGATGAGGCCACCAAGGAAAAGTATGCCGCCCAGATTCCGCTCGGCCGCATCGGAAAACCCGAAGATATTGCCAACGCTGCCGCATTTTTGGCATCTGACGACGCCTGCTACATCACCGGCCAGATTCTTGGCGTCGATGGTGGGTTGAACGCCTAG
- the acpP gene encoding acyl carrier protein, whose protein sequence is MNEEIFKKVTAVIVDKLGVKAEDVKPESEFGNDLGADSLDRVELVMALEDEFEVEILDSDAEKFAKVADVVAFIEAKKA, encoded by the coding sequence ATGAACGAAGAAATTTTCAAGAAGGTCACCGCTGTTATCGTTGACAAGCTCGGCGTTAAGGCTGAAGATGTCAAGCCGGAATCCGAATTCGGTAACGACCTCGGTGCCGACTCCCTCGACCGCGTGGAACTCGTGATGGCCCTCGAAGACGAATTCGAAGTCGAAATCCTCGACTCCGACGCCGAAAAGTTTGCCAAGGTTGCCGATGTGGTTGCCTTCATCGAAGCTAAGAAGGCTTAA
- the rnc gene encoding ribonuclease III: MEQTTLLHKVLKLWFRQKSDGGLEAKLGYRFKDPELLAHALVHRSFLTGTDMPYASNNERLEFLGDSVLNMLTTEYLYKAYPDDPEGELSKRKSAIVSGHACAQSSKEWSLSEYVKVGKAEEKLGGRGKESILADAYEAVLGAVYLDGGLEEVRAILNKFHFPRVQEIISAEDFANHKSELLEYLQGKLRTVPEYIVVDESGPEHQKVFTVEVHVDGRVYGRGQGGNKKKAEQEASRVSLEMLLAEAAKAEADGSASSPTDKAAAPKPKKQKQRHVGLP, translated from the coding sequence ATGGAACAAACAACTCTTCTTCACAAAGTGTTAAAACTCTGGTTTCGCCAGAAGTCCGATGGCGGGCTTGAGGCGAAGCTCGGGTACCGGTTCAAGGATCCCGAACTCTTGGCGCATGCGCTGGTACACCGTTCATTCTTGACGGGCACGGACATGCCTTACGCGAGCAACAACGAACGTCTGGAATTTTTGGGCGATTCCGTGCTGAATATGCTCACCACCGAATATCTTTACAAGGCTTATCCCGACGATCCCGAGGGTGAACTTTCCAAGCGTAAGAGCGCGATTGTTTCGGGGCATGCCTGCGCGCAGTCGTCCAAGGAATGGAGCCTGAGCGAATATGTGAAGGTAGGCAAAGCCGAAGAAAAACTCGGCGGTCGCGGCAAGGAAAGCATCTTGGCCGACGCTTACGAAGCGGTTCTTGGCGCCGTCTACTTGGATGGTGGCCTCGAAGAGGTTCGCGCGATTTTGAACAAGTTCCACTTTCCGCGCGTGCAGGAAATTATCTCTGCCGAAGATTTTGCGAATCACAAGAGTGAACTCTTGGAATACCTGCAGGGTAAGCTCCGCACGGTTCCGGAATATATCGTGGTCGATGAGTCGGGTCCGGAACACCAGAAGGTGTTCACGGTCGAAGTCCATGTGGATGGCCGCGTGTACGGCCGCGGTCAGGGTGGCAACAAGAAGAAGGCTGAGCAGGAAGCTTCCCGTGTGTCGCTCGAAATGCTTTTAGCCGAAGCTGCGAAGGCCGAAGCCGATGGTTCGGCAAGCTCACCAACCGACAAAGCTGCCGCTCCCAAGCCCAAGAAGCAGAAACAGCGTCACGTCGGCTTGCCGTAG
- a CDS encoding extracellular solute-binding protein yields the protein MKDFSIKVSCAVLVTSAFLFSACNESGASKGAATKNAELNCPELPQDPEATGEFDPIASKDARPCGTITLWGSAMPKSFNMWEDYNSFSAELMGMMFEPLVSLHSTEDREVGILADSWNVSEDGKTFTFHVDPRAKWSDGKAVTAEDVQFYYDVIMDEKNLTPIFKVGLSRFDRPEVVDSLTIKMTAKESHWGNFWEAAGMLAFPKHAWAGKDFNQIRYDFPVVSGPYKIKTFREDRYVELARRADWWGFKKNWNRGKYNFEKIRYRFMNDQTKALEAFKKQDINAYAIYTSSIWMKQTDFDALQKGWAVKQRIFNKEPIGFQGMAINLRKPQFQDVRVRRALNMLLNREAMNEKYMYNQYFLLNSYYPDLWEGNQNPTAPLYKFNPDSARALFAEAGYKVNAQGVLEKDGKPFAINFITSQEDLRHLTLFQEDLKKVGVVATIEQMSQSTLRKRLDDADFDLYWVNWGAGRLRDPEASWNSTTALQKGTNNLAGVQDKVVDSLINLQKTEFDLAKRNEILKALDNRLAEIVPYVLMWQCDHHRILYWNRYGTPEKVFDRFNREDAIPVYWWLDPTKSAAFDKAMKAGESLPVPEYDIK from the coding sequence ATGAAAGATTTTTCTATTAAAGTTTCTTGTGCGGTTCTTGTTACATCCGCGTTTCTATTTTCTGCCTGTAACGAGTCCGGCGCATCCAAGGGTGCTGCCACTAAAAATGCCGAGCTGAATTGCCCCGAGTTGCCGCAGGATCCCGAAGCGACAGGTGAGTTCGACCCGATAGCCTCAAAGGATGCCCGCCCCTGCGGAACGATTACCTTGTGGGGCTCTGCGATGCCGAAGTCGTTCAACATGTGGGAAGACTATAACAGTTTCTCCGCCGAACTCATGGGCATGATGTTCGAGCCGCTCGTAAGCCTGCACAGTACCGAAGACCGGGAAGTGGGAATCCTTGCCGACAGCTGGAATGTGTCCGAAGACGGCAAGACGTTCACCTTCCACGTGGACCCGCGGGCCAAGTGGAGCGATGGCAAGGCCGTGACGGCCGAAGATGTGCAGTTCTACTACGACGTCATCATGGACGAAAAGAACCTGACGCCCATATTCAAGGTGGGGCTTAGCCGCTTTGACCGCCCCGAAGTCGTGGACAGCTTGACCATCAAGATGACTGCGAAGGAGTCCCACTGGGGCAACTTCTGGGAAGCCGCGGGAATGCTCGCCTTCCCGAAGCATGCGTGGGCAGGAAAGGACTTCAATCAAATTCGTTATGATTTCCCGGTGGTGTCCGGCCCGTATAAAATCAAGACCTTTCGCGAAGACCGCTATGTGGAACTTGCCCGACGTGCCGACTGGTGGGGCTTCAAGAAGAACTGGAACCGCGGCAAGTACAACTTCGAAAAAATCCGCTACCGTTTCATGAATGACCAGACGAAGGCACTTGAGGCCTTCAAGAAGCAGGACATCAACGCTTACGCCATTTACACCAGCAGCATCTGGATGAAACAGACGGACTTTGATGCCTTGCAGAAGGGTTGGGCGGTCAAGCAGCGTATCTTCAACAAGGAACCTATCGGTTTCCAGGGCATGGCTATCAACTTGCGCAAGCCGCAATTCCAAGACGTACGCGTACGCCGCGCCCTCAACATGCTTTTGAATCGCGAAGCCATGAACGAAAAGTACATGTACAACCAGTACTTCTTGCTCAACAGCTATTACCCTGACTTGTGGGAAGGCAACCAGAATCCGACGGCGCCGCTCTACAAGTTCAACCCGGATAGTGCCCGCGCCCTCTTTGCCGAAGCGGGTTACAAGGTGAACGCCCAGGGCGTGCTGGAAAAAGACGGGAAGCCCTTTGCCATCAACTTTATTACGAGCCAAGAAGACTTGCGTCACCTCACGCTGTTCCAGGAAGACCTGAAGAAAGTGGGCGTTGTCGCAACCATCGAGCAGATGTCGCAGAGTACGCTCCGCAAGCGTCTGGACGATGCCGACTTTGACCTTTACTGGGTGAATTGGGGCGCAGGCCGCCTACGCGATCCGGAAGCCAGCTGGAATTCTACGACAGCGCTTCAGAAGGGAACGAATAACCTGGCTGGTGTGCAGGACAAGGTGGTGGATAGCCTCATCAACTTGCAGAAGACGGAATTCGACCTCGCCAAGCGTAACGAAATCCTGAAGGCGCTGGATAACCGCCTGGCTGAAATCGTGCCCTACGTGCTCATGTGGCAATGCGACCACCACCGCATTCTCTACTGGAACCGCTACGGCACTCCGGAAAAAGTTTTCGACCGCTTTAACCGCGAAGATGCCATTCCCGTTTACTGGTGGCTGGACCCCACGAAGTCTGCCGCCTTTGACAAGGCCATGAAGGCTGGAGAGAGCCTGCCGGTTCCGGAATACGATATCAAGTAG
- a CDS encoding transporter translates to MIKKIALVAAMAASASFATYNFFPVKDAGKGQVEVGAQYGWTDNTSNMEIIAGAEYSVIQNLALSLTGLGYQLWDDPDDCGEDGHPDCPDNDGFKAMTIGARYQFMPVLIAALDVNLPLTSEDVTGKYDPFGLYGAIQFTKEFVPNLWFGSEAGVSYKFEDEKTTEGLGLTVQAELDYTLANLGLTPWIGAALNMRLSDVEEEWYDDARGGKVTKEYGSGDKAILVWLGAGYDINPMFTVKANFIMKFADDDSMGSDWKGVNAKLAINF, encoded by the coding sequence ATGATCAAGAAGATTGCCCTCGTCGCAGCCATGGCTGCCAGCGCATCCTTTGCAACCTATAACTTCTTCCCGGTAAAGGACGCCGGCAAAGGCCAGGTTGAAGTCGGAGCCCAGTATGGCTGGACCGACAATACCAGCAATATGGAAATTATCGCAGGTGCCGAATACTCCGTCATCCAGAATCTTGCCCTGTCTCTGACGGGACTCGGCTACCAGCTTTGGGACGATCCGGATGATTGCGGCGAAGACGGCCATCCCGACTGCCCGGATAACGACGGCTTCAAGGCTATGACCATTGGCGCTCGTTACCAGTTTATGCCTGTTTTGATCGCAGCCTTGGACGTGAACCTCCCCCTCACTTCCGAAGACGTGACCGGAAAGTACGATCCATTTGGCCTGTATGGCGCCATCCAGTTCACCAAGGAATTCGTGCCCAACCTGTGGTTCGGTAGCGAAGCCGGCGTTAGCTACAAGTTCGAAGACGAAAAGACAACCGAAGGTCTCGGCCTCACCGTGCAGGCAGAATTGGACTACACTCTCGCCAACCTCGGCCTGACCCCGTGGATCGGAGCCGCCTTGAACATGCGCCTTAGCGATGTCGAAGAAGAATGGTACGACGACGCCCGTGGCGGCAAGGTCACCAAAGAATACGGTTCGGGCGACAAGGCCATCCTGGTCTGGCTCGGTGCCGGCTATGACATCAACCCGATGTTCACCGTCAAGGCCAATTTCATCATGAAGTTTGCCGATGACGATTCCATGGGTTCCGACTGGAAGGGCGTGAACGCCAAGCTCGCCATCAACTTCTAG
- a CDS encoding InlB B-repeat-containing protein, with protein sequence MLRRTAMDKPVGLFESASNVTIQNVNLNGVRIYIDGESGDGKDYYPVGAIVGVLNLATIDSIVLANDSIQAPIAGGLVGLVKNSTISNISGDDDIHVSNKVSITEGYAGSSVLADFNYAHQVFLGGIAGVAIRSEHDEDPTFIDDSLKVEIHDYATGHRSALGGIAGFYKTNGDTLENLKVYTKYGGAGETVPTKISGGASMGGIFGMLFAPRDYTGSATAGNFVAANCSFDGKIYDAASPDTIAVGGIVGLGTMESATSVRVMNSTATVDIKDSLRVAGVYRYYAGGIFGYGGSCSQGGANGDEFLTVTGSRTAGSIALSASGTAVEGLRSDAYLGGIAGSACIAQTGGLGLANDSSSVKITSKVKTSVDKAKLVNGNNARDSVFVGGMIGFTSVAVAKSGKTLLPATLMNLYYDGSIAVEDSLNSVFVGGILGGFPKAEGGKSLVFEKVMASNENLITYKAKEAPSAVSLSVQETDIGGICGICNEIVEMSYVGVQGNIVVTGKHAANTLYVGGLVGSTGANEAGTYLHNSFNVGNILVTASNSDASYVQKVGYLLGYALLYKGFDIRSDYHYSDAAEDTYEPFGMLRDEAYTKDWRTSDSIFYVVRNGGERKYTDVHHNGTELKDSMKVSKFAGFLNSAYENAEDYAWSFKSGTNSNLPIFTDSKNLPVVPELGPENATYVVTFVDMNGETIKQETVESGKAATAPTLEEMPEIEGYSFTGEWDRDFEEIKGDLTVKAEYAINSYKVRFFDYDGLTPLYDEQVIEYMKSATAPENPTRNGYIFVGWSDSSYIQVKKNLDIKAMYLAKKYLIVFKNFDGSVLAQDSVHFDMTVSEPVGITRKATPEYSYEFKGWNPAITTVKGDAVYTAQYDSAKVKYSVAFIDYDESPIGEVQWVEYGAAA encoded by the coding sequence ATGTTACGCAGGACCGCTATGGACAAACCGGTCGGTCTTTTTGAATCGGCCTCGAACGTGACTATTCAGAATGTAAACCTGAACGGGGTGCGTATTTACATTGATGGAGAGAGCGGAGATGGCAAGGACTATTATCCGGTGGGTGCTATCGTTGGAGTCTTGAATCTTGCTACTATCGATAGCATCGTGCTGGCTAATGATTCGATCCAGGCTCCCATTGCGGGCGGCCTTGTGGGCCTTGTCAAAAATTCAACCATTTCGAATATTTCGGGTGACGACGACATTCATGTGTCGAATAAGGTCTCGATTACGGAAGGTTATGCAGGCTCGAGCGTCTTGGCGGATTTCAACTATGCCCATCAAGTATTTCTAGGTGGTATTGCGGGGGTGGCCATTCGTTCGGAACACGACGAAGACCCCACTTTTATCGACGATTCGCTAAAGGTTGAAATCCATGACTATGCCACAGGACATAGGTCCGCTTTGGGTGGCATCGCGGGCTTCTACAAGACGAACGGCGATACGCTTGAAAACCTGAAGGTGTATACGAAGTACGGTGGCGCAGGTGAGACTGTCCCCACGAAAATTTCAGGGGGAGCTTCGATGGGCGGAATCTTTGGAATGCTGTTTGCGCCCCGTGATTACACCGGTTCTGCAACGGCTGGAAATTTTGTTGCCGCAAATTGCTCGTTTGACGGAAAAATTTACGATGCGGCATCTCCGGATACTATAGCCGTTGGTGGTATTGTGGGACTGGGTACAATGGAATCGGCGACATCGGTTCGAGTTATGAACAGCACGGCAACGGTGGATATAAAGGATTCTTTGCGAGTCGCAGGGGTGTATCGCTATTATGCGGGTGGTATTTTCGGCTATGGCGGTTCTTGTAGCCAGGGAGGCGCTAACGGCGATGAATTCCTGACGGTGACTGGCTCGCGTACGGCAGGCTCGATTGCGCTTTCTGCATCTGGTACCGCTGTCGAGGGCCTGCGTAGCGACGCCTATTTGGGCGGTATTGCGGGGTCGGCTTGTATCGCGCAAACAGGAGGCTTGGGACTTGCAAATGACTCGTCTTCGGTCAAGATTACATCAAAGGTGAAAACGTCTGTTGACAAAGCCAAGTTGGTTAATGGAAATAATGCTCGCGATAGCGTTTTTGTAGGAGGCATGATCGGCTTTACGAGTGTGGCGGTAGCCAAGTCGGGCAAAACGTTACTCCCGGCAACCTTGATGAATCTGTATTATGACGGCTCGATTGCGGTAGAAGATAGCTTGAACAGCGTATTCGTTGGGGGCATCCTCGGTGGGTTCCCCAAGGCCGAGGGGGGCAAGTCGCTTGTTTTCGAAAAGGTGATGGCATCTAACGAGAACCTGATTACCTATAAGGCGAAAGAGGCGCCGTCTGCGGTATCGCTGAGTGTGCAGGAAACGGATATCGGCGGCATCTGCGGTATCTGCAACGAAATTGTTGAAATGTCTTATGTGGGAGTGCAAGGTAATATTGTCGTGACCGGAAAGCACGCTGCCAATACCCTTTATGTCGGTGGTCTTGTCGGTTCCACTGGCGCAAACGAGGCGGGAACTTATCTGCACAACTCCTTCAATGTCGGCAATATCCTGGTGACGGCAAGCAATAGTGATGCTTCGTATGTGCAAAAGGTGGGGTACTTGCTCGGGTACGCATTGCTGTACAAGGGATTCGATATTCGGTCGGATTATCATTATAGCGATGCTGCCGAAGATACCTACGAACCGTTCGGAATGTTGAGGGATGAAGCCTACACGAAGGATTGGCGCACGAGCGACAGTATTTTCTATGTTGTTCGGAACGGTGGCGAACGCAAATATACGGATGTTCATCACAACGGAACGGAATTGAAGGATTCCATGAAGGTGTCCAAATTTGCCGGTTTCCTGAACAGCGCTTACGAAAATGCGGAAGATTATGCCTGGAGTTTTAAGTCGGGAACAAACAGCAACCTTCCGATTTTCACCGATAGCAAGAACCTGCCGGTTGTGCCGGAACTCGGACCGGAAAATGCGACCTATGTGGTGACCTTCGTAGACATGAACGGTGAAACGATCAAGCAGGAAACGGTAGAATCGGGAAAGGCTGCAACGGCACCGACACTTGAAGAAATGCCGGAAATCGAAGGTTATAGTTTCACGGGCGAATGGGATCGGGATTTTGAAGAAATTAAGGGTGATTTGACGGTAAAGGCAGAATATGCTATCAATTCGTACAAGGTGAGATTCTTTGATTACGATGGCTTGACGCCGCTTTACGACGAGCAAGTTATTGAATATATGAAATCGGCAACGGCTCCGGAAAACCCGACTCGCAATGGTTATATTTTTGTAGGGTGGAGTGATTCCTCTTATATACAGGTGAAAAAGAACCTGGATATAAAGGCGATGTACCTTGCGAAAAAGTACCTGATCGTGTTCAAGAATTTTGACGGCTCTGTTTTGGCGCAGGATTCCGTACACTTTGATATGACGGTCTCGGAGCCGGTCGGCATTACGCGCAAAGCGACCCCCGAGTATTCTTATGAGTTCAAGGGATGGAATCCGGCGATAACGACGGTAAAGGGCGATGCGGTATATACGGCCCAGTACGATTCCGCCAAGGTAAAATACTCTGTTGCCTTTATTGATTACGACGAATCCCCGATTGGGGAAGTCCAGTGGGTGGAATATGGTGCGGCCGCCTAA
- a CDS encoding T9SS type A sorting domain-containing protein, translated as MIADGKTTEVTDGKSVNVALAKSASQVEVRVAASNAVVATKISGFKSAVAGNTLQLGFDAPESLAGTKANYAVVGVDGKVVASGRFTATAGTNKLAMNVPKSGIYFVKIKVGAQNMAGKVLVR; from the coding sequence GTGATAGCCGACGGCAAGACGACGGAAGTGACTGATGGAAAGTCCGTGAATGTTGCCTTGGCGAAATCAGCAAGCCAGGTGGAAGTCCGCGTGGCCGCTTCGAATGCAGTTGTCGCGACAAAGATTAGCGGATTCAAATCCGCTGTTGCGGGCAATACCTTGCAGCTTGGCTTTGATGCCCCCGAATCGCTGGCCGGAACGAAGGCGAACTACGCGGTTGTCGGCGTCGATGGCAAGGTGGTTGCCTCGGGACGCTTTACGGCGACGGCGGGCACGAACAAACTTGCCATGAATGTCCCGAAGTCCGGAATTTACTTTGTGAAAATCAAGGTGGGTGCTCAGAACATGGCGGGCAAGGTACTTGTGAGATAG
- a CDS encoding DASS family sodium-coupled anion symporter, with amino-acid sequence MTKAKFIKFIIASVLAIVALFLPYESLGFDAASPMGILNPLEIRVIGVFVMAALFWILQPFPIWSTSMLVIVLMIVTMSDSALTPFRVDGVTMISHKSIMATFANPIIMLFLGGFFLAAAATKYKMDLNLARVLLKPFGKNPKFVLLGLMLITAVFSMFMSNTATAAMMLAILAPVLKLFDEDDRGKAAFALAIPLGANIGGMGTPIGTPPNAIALGALNDAIARGDLVANPVSFGQWMAFGIPYVIVLMVIAWLLLLKIYPIKMKEMVLKIEGAGKFDTSPKAIIVYITFVVCVVLWVTGKGVHGINDNAIAMIPMAVFALTGVITKKDLNAMSWDVLWLVAGGFALGVGLNATGLAAHLIKTIPFASWSPLALMIGCGIICLFMANFMSHTSTATLLVPILCAVGIACQDNLVGLGGVTALLVSVAFASSLGMSLPISTPPNALAHATGYTDTNGMAKTGIVMGLGGLVISWVMMILLAKVNFFGTPVPKAAEAAPAAPAAVEKVVAPAADTAAPAVADSAATADSTVAVAVDSAAAAKVEVAAPAEEKAAAPVDSAAK; translated from the coding sequence ATGACAAAGGCTAAATTCATCAAGTTCATCATCGCGTCGGTGCTTGCCATCGTCGCCCTCTTCTTGCCCTACGAATCCCTCGGATTCGATGCCGCAAGCCCCATGGGAATCCTGAACCCGCTCGAAATCCGCGTGATTGGCGTTTTCGTGATGGCGGCCCTCTTCTGGATCCTGCAACCGTTCCCGATCTGGTCGACCTCGATGCTTGTCATCGTGCTCATGATCGTGACGATGTCTGATTCCGCCCTGACGCCTTTCCGCGTGGACGGCGTGACCATGATCAGCCATAAGTCCATTATGGCAACGTTTGCAAACCCGATCATCATGCTTTTCTTGGGCGGCTTCTTCCTCGCTGCTGCAGCCACCAAGTACAAGATGGACTTGAACCTCGCCCGCGTGCTCCTGAAGCCCTTCGGAAAGAACCCGAAATTCGTGCTTTTGGGCCTCATGCTCATTACCGCCGTGTTCTCCATGTTCATGAGCAACACCGCAACCGCTGCCATGATGCTTGCCATTCTCGCTCCGGTGCTCAAGCTCTTCGACGAAGATGACCGCGGTAAAGCTGCCTTTGCCCTCGCTATTCCGCTGGGAGCCAACATCGGTGGTATGGGTACCCCGATCGGTACGCCTCCTAACGCGATTGCCCTCGGCGCCTTGAACGACGCTATCGCCCGTGGCGACCTGGTCGCAAACCCGGTGAGCTTCGGTCAGTGGATGGCCTTCGGTATTCCGTACGTGATTGTTTTGATGGTGATTGCTTGGCTCTTGCTCCTCAAGATCTACCCGATCAAGATGAAGGAAATGGTCCTGAAGATCGAAGGCGCCGGCAAGTTCGATACCAGCCCGAAAGCAATTATCGTGTACATTACCTTTGTCGTGTGCGTTGTCTTGTGGGTGACCGGTAAGGGTGTCCACGGCATTAACGATAACGCAATTGCTATGATCCCGATGGCCGTGTTTGCCTTGACCGGTGTGATTACCAAGAAAGACCTGAACGCGATGAGCTGGGACGTGCTCTGGCTCGTGGCTGGTGGTTTTGCTCTGGGTGTTGGCCTCAACGCTACGGGCCTTGCCGCTCACTTGATCAAGACGATTCCGTTTGCAAGCTGGTCTCCGCTCGCCCTCATGATCGGTTGCGGTATCATCTGCTTGTTCATGGCGAACTTCATGAGCCATACTTCTACCGCGACCTTGCTCGTGCCGATTCTTTGCGCCGTGGGCATTGCTTGCCAGGACAACCTCGTTGGCCTCGGTGGCGTGACCGCCCTGCTCGTTTCTGTCGCCTTTGCAAGCTCTCTCGGTATGAGCCTCCCGATTTCGACGCCGCCTAACGCCTTGGCCCACGCTACGGGTTACACCGACACTAACGGCATGGCGAAGACCGGTATCGTGATGGGTCTCGGTGGTCTCGTGATTTCTTGGGTGATGATGATCCTCCTTGCCAAGGTGAACTTCTTCGGTACGCCGGTTCCGAAGGCCGCTGAAGCCGCTCCTGCTGCTCCTGCCGCCGTTGAAAAGGTCGTTGCCCCGGCTGCTGACACTGCCGCTCCGGCTGTTGCCGATAGCGCTGCCACCGCGGACTCTACCGTTGCTGTCGCCGTTGATAGCGCAGCCGCAGCTAAGGTTGAAGTTGCCGCCCCTGCTGAAGAGAAGGCTGCAGCTCCGGTTGACTCCGCTGCTAAGTAA